A single window of Zea mays cultivar B73 chromosome 10, Zm-B73-REFERENCE-NAM-5.0, whole genome shotgun sequence DNA harbors:
- the LOC100277500 gene encoding uncharacterized protein LOC100277500 — translation MSRGSSNGGVRSAARLEELQLDLSPPPVGMEVDGAGGVHGDSDSSSSSPPSSCVSSDGRSSSGGGGSSPGGSKSPMVIGACTRCLMYCMVAKKDYPTCVNCKQPCLVDLLHGEAGRVGGGARQAAAAAAADDDDDKKKQVHRRKRR, via the coding sequence ATGAGCCGGGGCAGCAGCAACGGCGGCGTGAGGAGCGCCGCCAGGCTGGAGGAGCTGCAGCTGGACCTGTCCCCGCCGCCGGTGGGGATGGAGGTGGACGGCGCCGGGGGCGTCCACGGCGACAGcgactcgtcgtcgtcgtcgccgccgagcTCGTGCGTGTCGTCGGACGGGCGGAGctcgagcggcggcggcggcagcagccccGGGGGCAGTAAGTCGCCGATGGTGATCGGCGCCTGCACGCGGTGCCTCATGTACTGCATGGTGGCCAAGAAGGACTACCCGACCTGCGTCAACTGCAAGCAGCCGTGCCTGGTGGACCTGCTCCACGGCGAGGCCGGCCGTGTTGGTGGCGGCGCCAGgcaggccgccgccgccgccgccgctgacgacgacgacgacaagaagaagcAGGTGCACCGCCGTAAGCGCAGGTGA